Proteins from a single region of Scleropages formosus chromosome 24, fSclFor1.1, whole genome shotgun sequence:
- the rem1 gene encoding GTP-binding protein REM 1, with the protein MTLNTERDAKETLRRRASTPIPSRTRDPGCESGPRALGHPALGHSASYQPGDPTVRSRAHWSSDSEDSDSSGSECLYRVVLLGDHGVGKSSLAGIFAGIVGEKDANDHLGEDTYERTLTVDGEETTLIVMDTWETEKQEEDEKWVQDYCMQVGNAYVIVYSITDRSSFESASELRIQLRRMRQAENIPIILVGNKSDLVRCREVAVEEGRACAVVFDCKFIETSASLHHNVHELFEGIVRQIRLRRDSKETNERRRSIYKRKESITKKARRFLDRLVARNNKKMALKVRSKSCHDLSVL; encoded by the exons ATGACTCTGAACACCGAGAGAGACGCCAAGGAGACGCTGCGGCGGAGGGCGAGCACCCCGATCCCGTCGAGGACCCGCGATCCCGGGTGCGAGTCCGGCCCGCGCGCGCTCGGACACCCCGCGCTCGGACACTCGGCCTCCTACCAGCCCGGAGACCCCACGGTGCGCAGCCGCGCGCACTGGTCCTCCGACTCGGAGGACTCGGACAGCTCCGGGTCCGAGTGCCTCTACCGGgtggtcctgctgggggaccACGGCGTGGGCAAGTCCAGCCTGGCCGGTATATTCGCGGGGATCGTCGGGGAAAAGGACGCGAACGACCACCTGGGAG AGGACACGTACGAGAGGACTCTGACGGTGGACGGCGAGGAGACCACGCTCATCGTCATGGACACGTGGGAGACGGAGAAACAG GAGGAAGACGAGAAGTGGGTGCAGGACTACTGCATGCAGGTGGGCAACGCCTACGTTATCGTTTACTCCATCACGGACCGCTCCAGCTTCGAGAGCGCCTCCGAGTTGCGCATCCAGCTGCGCCGCATGCGGCAGGCTGAGAACATTCCCATCATCCTTGTGGGCAACAAGAGTGACCTGGTCCGGTGCCGGGAGGTGGCCGTGGAAG AGGGCCGGGCCTGCGCCGTGGTCTTCGACTGCAAGTTCATCGAGACGTCCGCCTCGCTGCACCACAACGTCCACGAGCTGTTCGAGGGCATCGTGCGGCAGATCCGCCTGCGGCGCGACAGCAAGGAGACCAACGAGCGGCGGCGCTCCATCTACAAGCGCAAGGAGAGCATCACCAAGAAGGCGCGCCGCTTCCTGGACCGCCTCGTGGCCCGGAACAACAAGAAGATGGCACTCAAGGTGCGCTCCAAGTCCTGCCACGACCTCTCTGTGCTTTAA